In a genomic window of Sulfurimonas denitrificans DSM 1251:
- a CDS encoding 4Fe-4S dicluster domain-containing protein — protein MQLGFLVDLHLCMGCKGCEIACKVENEVPLSTWRLRVKYVDVGTFPETKRTFTPLRCNHCENAPCERICPVSALHYLENGIVNIDKERCIGCSGCVMACPYGAIYIDPQTQTADKCTYCAHRVASSMMPACVVACPVQANIFGDLEDPTSNISKYIQLHQGGVQVRKPEKGTNPHHYYVNAGNVSLNPLASHRVDGHSLFNKITTLPVGGHH, from the coding sequence ATGCAATTAGGCTTCCTAGTTGATTTGCATCTGTGTATGGGATGTAAAGGGTGTGAAATCGCATGTAAAGTGGAGAATGAAGTTCCACTAAGTACATGGAGACTTCGTGTTAAATATGTAGATGTTGGAACTTTTCCTGAAACAAAAAGAACATTTACGCCATTGAGATGTAATCATTGTGAAAATGCTCCATGTGAGAGAATTTGTCCTGTTAGTGCACTTCACTATTTAGAAAATGGTATTGTAAATATTGATAAAGAGCGCTGTATCGGCTGTTCTGGCTGTGTTATGGCATGTCCTTATGGAGCTATATATATAGACCCTCAAACACAAACTGCTGATAAATGTACATATTGTGCTCACCGTGTTGCTTCAAGTATGATGCCTGCATGTGTTGTTGCTTGTCCTGTTCAAGCAAATATTTTCGGAGATTTAGAAGATCCTACTTCAAATATTTCAAAATATATTCAGCTTCACCAAGGCGGAGTTCAGGTGCGTAAACCTGAAAAAGGGACGAATCCTCATCACTATTATGTTAATGCTGGTAATGTCTCTCTTAATCCTCTTGCATCACATAGAGTTGATGGACATTCACTATTTAACAAGATTACAACACTTCCAGTGGGAGGACATCACTAA